A single genomic interval of Lathyrus oleraceus cultivar Zhongwan6 chromosome 7, CAAS_Psat_ZW6_1.0, whole genome shotgun sequence harbors:
- the LOC127107511 gene encoding uncharacterized protein LOC127107511, with the protein MSEFAPICIYLVISLLVSLILLGLPRLFHLFYSFLIIIPLLGVFYYLCMKLGSIDLFNSLLFKIGLSLGSRVLSYALLKLGLAGGLAWVFLFVLRALFSADGGVSIGNGMMPHGAAESTNSDLFTYTSDLVEDSGSSGRSRSTSTVNQPLPGEQAMPPALPVMQEAANQAAPVPYPYPHDEILGGDSVESIQRRLLGGSPSPSAHLIQMARIQAEDLFEVKVDICQVMAGLHPGGDWMGRGARALDNPRTFTGEDSLENLSRLRDGVVSGDATTITTLKQRMLWRRSGGDTESHA; encoded by the coding sequence ATGTCAGAATTTGCACCTATTTGTATCTATTTAGTGATCAGTCTGCTAGTTTCTTTGATCTTACTAGGTCTTCCTCGACTGTTCCACCTTTTCTATTCATTCCTAATAATTATTCCTTTACTTGGTGTGTTCTATTATCTTTGTATGAAACTCGGCTCGATAGATTTATTTAATTCTCTACTATTTAAAATAGGGTTATCTCTTGGTAGTCGAGTCCTATCCTATGCTTTATTAAAATTAGGCCTCGCGGGGGGACTTGCCTGGGTTTTTTTATTCGTTTTGCGGGCACTATTCAGTGCCGATGGGGGGGTCTCCATCGGGAATGGCATGATGCCTCACGGAGCTGCCGAATCCACCAATTCGGATTTGTTTACTTATACAAGCGATTTGGTGGAGGATTCGGGCAGTTCCGGGCGTAGTAGAAGTACCTCAACGGTCAATCAACCGCTTCCGGGGGAACAAGCTATGCCTCCCGCTCTTCCTGTTATGCAGGAAGCTGCTAATCAAGCAGCCCCTGTCCCCTATCCCTACCCCCACGATGAAATTCTAGGGGGGGATAGTGTGGAATCCATCCAACGAAGGCTTTTGGGGGGATCCCCCTCTCCTTCTGCCCATTTAATTCAAATGGCCCGGATTCAAGCCGAAGACCTATTCGAGGTCAAGGTCGATATCTGTCAGGTCATGGCGGGCCTTCACCCAGGTGGAGATTGGATGGGACGGGGTGCGCGCGCCCTCGACAATCCTCGTACCTTCACGGGCGAGGATTCCCTAGAAAACCTTTCTAGACTAAGGGATGGAGTTGTGAGCGGGGACGCCACAACAATCACAACTTTAAAGCAACGTATGCTTTGGCGCCGATCCGGTGGCGACACCGAATCCCACGCATAA
- the LOC127107515 gene encoding cytochrome c oxidase subunit 2, whose amino-acid sequence MKLEWLFLTIAPCDAAEPWQLGFQDAATPMMQGIIDLHHDIFFFLILILVFVSRILVRALWHFHYKKNPIPQRIVHGTTIEILRTIFPSIIPMFIAIPSFALLYSMDEVVVDPAMTIKAIGHQWYRTYEYSDYNSSDEQSLTFDSYTIPEDDLELGQSRLLEVDNRVVVPAKTHLRIIVTPADVPHSWAVPSLGVKCDAVPGRLNQISISVQREGVYYGQCSEICGTNHAFTPIVVEAVPSKDYGSRVSNQLIPQTGEA is encoded by the coding sequence ATGAAATTAGAATGGCTATTCCTCACGATTGCTCCTTGTGATGCAGCGGAACCATGGCAATTAGGATTTCAAGACGCAGCAACACCTATGATGCAAGGAATAATAGACTTACATCACGATATCTTTTTCTTCCTCATTCTTATTTTGGTTTTCGTATCACGGATCTTGGTTCGCGCTTTATGGCATTTCCACTATAAAAAAAATCCAATCCCGCAAAGGATTGTTCATGGAACTACTATCGAGATTCTTCGGACCATATTTCCTAGTATCATCCCGATGTTCATTGCTATACCATCATTTGCTCTGTTATACTCAATGGACGAGGTAGTAGTAGATCCAGCCATGACTATCAAAGCTATTGGACATCAATGGTATCGGACTTATGAGTATTCAGACTATAACAGTTCCGATGAACAGTCACTCACTTTTGACAGTTATACGATTCCAGAAGATGATCTAGAATTGGGTCAATCACGTTTATTAGAAGTGGACAATAGAGTGGTTGTACCAGCCAAAACTCATCTACGTATTATTGTAACACCTGCTGATGTACCTCATAGTTGGGCTGTACCTTCCTTAGGTGTCAAATGTGATGCTGTACCTGGTCGTTTAAATCAGATCTCTATTTCGGTACAACGAGAAGGGGTTTACTATGGTCAGTGCAGTGAGATTTGTGGAACTAATCATGCCTTTACGCCTATCGTCGTAGAAGCTGTTCCTAGTAAAGATTATGGTTCTCGGGTATCCAATCAATTAATCCCACAAACAGGGGAAGCTTAA